A window of the Thermogemmatispora onikobensis genome harbors these coding sequences:
- a CDS encoding response regulator transcription factor — protein sequence MLASNKEHNGSKNKQPSVLIVDDEPQIIDFLQMGFVYEGFQVLVATSGPEAVRMATQHQPDIIILDIMLPGCDGLEVTRQLRRSHDIPIIMLTARDEVDDRVAGLDCGADDYLTKPFAFRELMARTRAVLRRHGNNVADILSFQDITLDRGTHTVTLRGEPIDLTPREFSLLELFLMHPRQVLSRDTILSRVWGYDYVGDDNIVEVYVRHLREKLHDNPPRLLQTVRGIGYTLRG from the coding sequence ATGCTAGCGAGTAACAAGGAGCATAACGGAAGCAAGAACAAGCAGCCATCCGTATTAATTGTCGATGACGAGCCGCAGATCATTGATTTTCTACAGATGGGTTTTGTCTATGAAGGCTTTCAGGTGCTGGTGGCCACCAGCGGGCCGGAGGCGGTGCGCATGGCCACGCAGCATCAGCCGGACATCATCATTCTTGACATCATGCTGCCCGGCTGCGATGGCCTGGAAGTCACGCGCCAGCTGCGGCGCAGCCATGACATCCCAATCATCATGCTCACGGCCCGCGACGAGGTTGACGACCGCGTGGCCGGCCTGGACTGCGGCGCCGACGACTACCTGACCAAGCCCTTCGCCTTTCGCGAGCTGATGGCGCGCACGCGGGCCGTGCTGCGCCGTCATGGCAACAACGTCGCCGACATACTCTCGTTCCAGGACATCACCCTTGATCGTGGGACTCATACCGTCACCCTGCGCGGCGAGCCAATCGACCTGACGCCGCGCGAGTTCAGCCTGCTAGAGCTGTTCCTGATGCATCCGCGTCAGGTCCTCTCGCGCGACACCATTCTCTCGCGCGTCTGGGGCTATGACTACGTCGGCGACGACAACATTGTCGAGGTCTACGTCCGCCATCTGCGCGAGAAGCTGCACGACAATCCGCCACGCTTGCTGCAAACGGTGCGGGGTATTGGCTATACCCTGCGAGGCTAA